One window of the Triticum dicoccoides isolate Atlit2015 ecotype Zavitan chromosome 3B, WEW_v2.0, whole genome shotgun sequence genome contains the following:
- the LOC119276918 gene encoding subtilisin-like protease SBT5.6: protein MKTTGGVPMSGLPFFLFLCLFSFFTASASTKQGQVYIVYLGEDAAAKSKGAILDDHHALLLSVKGSEEEARASLLYSYKHSLNGFAALLSDDEATKLSERTEVVSTFRSDGRWSPHTTRSWEFVGLEEGLSKGWLPSGAHTGENVIVGMLDSGIWPESRSFSDEGLGPVPPRWKGACQGGDSFNSSSCNRKVIGARYYLKAYEAHHGRLNATNAYRSPRDHDGHGTHTASTVAGRTVPGVAALGGFAAGTASGGAPLARLAIYKVCWPIPGPNPNIENTCFDADMLAAMDDAVGNGVDVMSVSIGSSGKPPRLPDDGIAVGALHAARRGVVVVCSGGNSGPAPATVSNLAPWILTVGASSIDRSFNSPITLGNGMVIMGQTVTPYQLPPNRTYPMVYAAQAVVPGTPANVTNQCLPNSLSPQKVRGKIVVCLRGSGLRVGKGREVKRAGGAAIVLGNPPLYGSEVPVDAHVLPGTAVSMADVNTILKYINSSANPTAYLERSRTVVDVKPSPVMAQFSSRGPNVLEPSILKPDVTAPGLNILAAWSEASSPTKLDGDNRVVKYNIISGTSMSCPHVSATAVLLKSAHPDWSAAAIRSAIMTTATANNAEGGPIMNADGTVAGPMDYGSGHIRPRHALDPGLVYDASFQDYLLYACASGGAQLDRSFPCPATPPRPHELNYPSVAIHGLNGSTTVRRTVTNVGEHGAHYSVAVVEPMGFSVKVSPTSLAFARAGEKKTFTIKIAATEKRSRRPKRKYLAGSYTWSDGVHAVRSPVVVLVA from the exons atgaagacgacaggaggagttcCCATGTCCGGActtcccttcttcctcttcctctgtcTCTTCTCCTTCTTCACTGCCTCTGCCTCTACCAAGCAAGGCCAG GTCTATATAGTGTATCTGGGCGAGGACGCCGCAGCGAAGTCGAAGGGGGCGATCCTTGATGATCACCATGccctcctcctctccgtcaagggcaG CGAGGAGGAGGCACGGGCGTCGCTGCTGTACAGCTACAAGCACAGCCTGAATGGCTTCGCGGCTCTTCTCTCCGATGATGAAGCCACGAAGCTTTCAG AGAGGACTGAGGTAGTGTCCACCTTTCGGAGCGACGGGAGGTGGTCCCCCCACACCACGAGGTCTTGGGAGTTTGTGGGCTTGGAGGAAGGGCTCAGCAAGGGCTGGCTGCCGTCCGGCGCTCACACCGGCGAGAATGTCATCGTAGGCATGCTGGACTCCG GGATCTGGCCGGAGTCGAGGAGCTTCAGCGACGAGGGGCTAGGACCAGTGCCCCCGCGGTGGAAGGGGGCGTGTCAAGGAGGAGACTCCTTCAATTCCTCCTCCTGCAATAG GAAGGTCATCGGCGCGCGGTACTACCTCAAGGCGTACGAGGCCCACCACGGCAGGCTGAACGCCACCAACGCGTACCGCTCGCCGCGCGACCACGACGGCCACGGCACCCACACCGCGTCCACCGTCGCGGGCCGCACTGTGCCGGGCGTGGCGGCGCTCGGCGGGTTCGCGGCCGGCACGGCCTCGGGCGGCGCGCCGCTCGCCCGCCTCGCCATCTACAAGGTGTGCTGGCCCATCCCGGGGCCCAACCCCAACATCGAGAACACATGCTTCGACGCCGACATGCTCGCGGCCATGGACGACGCGGTCGGCAACGGCGTCGACGTGATGAGCGTCTCCATCGGGTCCTCCGGGAAGCCGCCCCGGCTACCGGACGACGGCATCGCCGTCGGCGCGCTGCACGCCGCCAGGCGCGGCGTGGTCGTCGTGTGCAGCGGTGGGAACTCTGGCCCCGCGCCGGCCACCGTGTCGAACCTTGCACCGTGGATACTCACGGTCGGCGCCAGCAGCATCGACCGCTCTTTCAACTCCCCGATCACGCTTGGCAATGGCATGGTGATCATG GGACAAACGGTAACACCATATCAACTGCCGCCGAACAGGACGTATCCAATGGTTTATGCAGCACAGGCCGTGGTTCCTGGCACTCCCGCCAACGTTACCAA CCaatgcctgccgaattcgctctcgCCGCAGAAGGTGCGAGGCAAAATCGTGGTGTGCTTGAGGGGGAGCGGCCTGAGGGTGGGCAAAGGCCGGGAGGTGAAgcgggcgggcggcgcggcgattGTGCTCGGCAACCCGCCATTGTACGGCAGCGAGGTCCCCGTCGACGCGCACGTGCTCCCCGGAACGGCAGTGTCCATGGCCGACGTGAACACCATCCTCAAGTACATTAACTCCAGCGCGAACCCAACCGCTTACCTGGAGCGCTCGAGGACAGTCGTGGACGTGAAGCCGTCGCCGGTGATGGCGCAGTTCTCGTCGCGTGGCCCCAACGTCCTCGAGCCCAGCATTCTCAAG CCTGACGTTACGGCGCCGGGCCTGAACATCCTGGCGGCGTGGAGCGAGGCGTCGTCGCCCACAAAGCTCGACGGCGACAATCGCGTGGTGAAGTACAACATCATCTCGGGGACATCAATGTCGTGCCCGCATGTCTccgccaccgccgtcctcctcaagTCTGCCCACCCTGACTGGAGCGCCGCCGCAATCCGATCAGCCATCATGACCACCG CAACAGCTAACAACGCGGAAGGCGGCCCAATAATGAACGCGGACGGAACGGTGGCGGGGCCCATGGACTACGGCTCGGGCCACATCAGGCCCAGGCACGCGCTGGACCCGGGCCTCGTGTACGACGCGTCCTTCCAGGACTACCTCCTCTACGCCTGCGCCAGCGGCGGCGCGCAGCTCGACCGCTCGTTCCCGTGCCCGGCGACCCCGCCGCGTCCGCACGAGCTCAACTACCCTTCCGTCGCCATCCACGGCCTCAACGGGTCCACCACCGTGCGCCGGACGGTGACCAACGTCGGCGAGCACGGGGCGCATTACAGCGTCGCCGTGGTCGAGCCCATGGGCTTCTCCGTGAAGGTCTCGCCGACGAGCCTCGCCTTCGCACGCGCCGGGGAGAAGAAGACCTTCACGATAAAGATCGCAGCGACGGAGAAGAGAAGTCGGCGTCCGAAGAGGAAATATCTGGCAGGCTCGTACACGTGGAGCGACGGAGTCCATGCTGTGAGGAGCCCCGTCGTGGTTCTCGTCGCGTGA